The following nucleotide sequence is from Longimicrobiales bacterium.
GTCGGTCCCAACCTCTTCAGGCGGCGGCGGCAGGTCTTCGATAGGGTTATCCTCGAAGGTCGTCGGCGCAATCGTGATGTCTTCGTCGATATCGGCAGCCGCCATTACAGGCGTAGCCGGACGAGAAATCTGCTGCGGCGGCGGTGGAATCTCAATTTCCGGCGGAAGCTCGATGGTCTCCAACTCCGTCGAATCGATCGAAACGTCCACAGCCGTGAATTCCGGCCAGAAGGCGAACGTCCCGAAGTGCAGCACTGTCGCGACGATCATCGAACCCCAGAACCACGAATCGAACGAGCGCTTCAGCCGATCATTGGCGCTCTCGCCACTGTCGGTTGACGGTAGGGCTTCAGCGG
It contains:
- a CDS encoding TonB family protein; its protein translation is MTAEALPSTDSGESANDRLKRSFDSWFWGSMIVATVLHFGTFAFWPEFTAVDVSIDSTELETIELPPEIEIPPPPQQISRPATPVMAAADIDEDITIAPTTFEDNPIEDLPPPPEEVGTDISAAPTFTPFTVAPSIQNRNDVVRAMEREYPPLLRDAGIGGTVRVYFFIDEEGRVGDRRIDQSSGHQALDDAAMSVAETYQFSPALNRDKKVPVWVSFPITFQVR